Within Labrus bergylta chromosome 18, fLabBer1.1, whole genome shotgun sequence, the genomic segment tcttacatttttatttcccaCTCTTGATTTTAATCATTGTCTATTATCACTGAGGGCTAAtatgtacataaaaaaacacactgcattTATCTGGTTagattttctgcatttttcatAGAAAGAAAAGCTATTGCAATGTCATGTTTTTCCAATATCGTGCAGCCTTATTTTATATCCTAGTGTATTATATTCAAGCATGCAGTGTTTATATTCATGTGCAGAATACTGAAGTAATTTGTAGGCTAAATCTTTACAGAGATAAGGCAATGCTGTTAAGTTTGCATATCAGGAACCCGAGAGAATAGTCATAGCAACAGCAGATATTCAGTTTGATCATAAAAATAGTAATAGAGTAAAAGAACataatgtgaaatgttttagtACTCCTTAACTCATATCAAAAAAACTCTAAATGaacttcagttttatttttttcattttatttttcaaatatttattttcaaggtGAATAGATTTGGGACAGGGACAATATTTTGATgagaaattaaatattttattctcAAACAGAATTTCAGTTTAAGATCACATTGTTCTACTGAAGTCAGATCTATGCGAGATATGTTTGAAGATAACAATTTTGAAAAAGATgatgaatccattttttttgttcatcttcAAAATAGAAGGCGACCGATTCTGTGACGTTGATGGTGATTGGAAAAAAACGAAAGCTGAATTTACTGCAAAGTTAAACTGCAAGGACGGAGCTGGAATAAGACAAAGGAAATGCATGAATAATTCTATGTAAGACTAAATCTGATTAATATACACATTTTCTtgcaaatattttaaatatgttttgtcaAAACCATTCATATTCAAATAAATCTAGTCCCGTTCATAGAAGAAACCTGCAAGTACAAACTGATGACTTTAAGGCTTTCTTGCTTAAGAGATCAGTTAGTGAGTGATTATCATATGGGCAATATATTTTGTAATGATTGACTCATTGATTCATCTACGCAGGGAGGCGGCAGCGGACTGGGGACGAGAGGTTTCAGACTGTGTGAATCATGAACTGAATAATGTGCTGCAACAAGCAAATGTGAGCCTCACTTTTCTAACTGAAGGATACAACATTAAGCACCAAAACCATTTAATATAAGAGTGACTCATAAAGAGAAACAACTTTACTCAAACCAGCTTGAAATAACTAACttaaagcagaaacatttttcttacttttctAAAACATCATCTTCTTACGTCTCAATTAGTATCATCTGTTTTGATATCCTGAGTCATTTCTTAGGATTTACATTTTACCACAATTAACCCTTAAGTCCTTACTGTTGTTACAGATTGTTGACATTGGACTCGGCTCAGTCGATAAAAATGCTGGACGCGTTTTCTCCATCCTCCAGAATGTCTCTACCGATGTGAAGAAGATCGACACATTTGCAAATTTAAATGCAGCCGTTCAAGTCCTTGTCACTTTGAGCCCAAAGCTTGACTCACTCTCCGTACAGGACGGTGAAATGGTGGATGTAAGTCCAATAAGGTCTCTGATGATCTCAATGAATGTTGATGATGAGAAATAATCTGTATGGATGTGAAAGGTGCATTACAGAAAAGTTTCATTCAATGGATTTACCCTATTAAATAGCACCACATTTTCATTCTCTTATGGTCATTTTCCTGAAATTGAAATGTGATAGTTGTTTTCAAAGTAAGCAGTTCTGGTCTGGATCTCATTTCAGTAAAGACTCAAGGGAAAGGAGGCATCTTGcgtaaaataaagattaatatTTGAGCCTTTTTTTAATAGGGCCACTGAAGACAAACAGGAGATTTGGGGAGAAGACAGTGGGATAGACATAACTGCATTATCAAAGGGACTAAggccaggagtcgaacctgtGGCTGAAGAATTCAGGACTGTAGCCTATGTATATTTGTACAAAAGTCCTGAGCTGTTTTAACCAATTAAAAACCTCTTGTTTACTTGTAAAAGCTTTATGTTAAACCTAATTGAAACCAATGGTTTCTAAATACAGGCTCTCCCTTGGCGAATCACACTGTGGCAGAAcccacagacaaaatgatggatTAGTCATCTCACCCAGCATTGAATGAGATGCCGGTTGCTTTTGGCTTGATAGAAAATTGAAGATTACTGACAtccttttcctttaaaacaacatgaatgcAGTTTCACCAGTTGCTTTTGTGCTGCAAGGCATTGTGGTACCAACAACGGTTACATGTAGAATTAAATCGCACTTGCTTTACCACAGTCTACAACTGTCAAATCAACCCAGACCAATTAACTACTTAGAAACATGTTGTAATGCTGTAGAATGGACTACAAATAATACCAGCTCTTTTCTTTACAGGACTTTTTGGGGTCATCCAGCAATTTACTGGACAAGTCTCTAAACGAAACCtggaaaacagaagaagacagTACTTCACTGGCTGAAAGATATCTGAGTTCTGTCGAGCAAATTATTCACACCTCAAACATAACAAAGAGATACATGAAAAGAAATGTAGCGCTAGAAGCATGCAATAGCTCACAGGAATCCCATTGTACCAATACAGTGTTTAATAACACCGTCAGTCTCAAGGGAAAGAACCCTGGCAGCGTAAAAACAGCCGGGTTTAAAGAATTGGGGACGTATTTGCCCAATAACGTTGCAAATTTTGAACCTAACAGCATTGTTGTGTCAACAACTACTGAGAGGGACATATCAGATTCAGTCGAGGTCCGGATCAACTTCCAATTGCTTGAGCCGAGGCCTCGCAACGTCGAAATAATTTGTACATCGTGGGACAACAACACCAGGAGCTGGTCAAAACATAAATGTGAATGGAAGTGGGAGAGAGGCTCTGAGGGTGTCTGCGTCTGCGAGCATTTGTCATCATTTGCCATACTGATGGGAAAGTATCCCTTAAAAGTCCATTGGATAACAGAAACAACGTATGTTGGACTATCGGTGTCAGTTATATCACTCGTTCTCAGCCTTGTGATAGAAATAGTTGTCTGGAGCGCTGTGGTCAAGACGGATTCTTTACATTTACGCCACACTGCACATGTCAACATTTGCCTGTGTTTGTTAGTTGCAGATTGTTGTTTCTTAGCTTCTTCTGAGCCAGATAATATTTCACCAAACTGGTGCAAGATCCTCGTAGTGCTGAAGCATTTCTGCTACCTGGCCATGTTCTTTTGGATGCTGTGGCTGAGCAGCGCGCTTCTTCACCAAGCACTGTACCTCTTCCATAATGTGAGCAAGAAAAAATCCATGAATTTGGCGTTCACCGTGGGCTATGTGTGTCCTTTGCTGATTGTTTCCATTACATTTCTTGCTAACAAAGCAGGGGCTGAAGGCCATTACTACTCAAAAGACACTTGTTGGCTGGTTTACACTTCACTTTTTAAAGGGTCTATTTATACATTTATCATACCGATTGGCATCATCGCTTTCTTCAACATAGTCGCCATGCTGGTGGTCATTTTGAAGCTCCTGGATCGctctacacacacaaaatcatttaatgaaaaagaaaaaaagggtgtCATAACCGTCATGAGGACGGTTATTCTTCTGACTCCAATCTTCGGTGTGACTTGGGTCTTCGGCTTTGCTGTAATGATTCTAGACCTTACATACGGAACCATAGCTTACGTTGCTAATTATGCCTTCACCCTGATGAACGCGTTCCAGGTATGTTTGATCCGatccttgtaaaaaaaaacaacttctgatTAAGTAAAGATATAGCTCATTAACCTCTACCATTTCATCTGCAGGGTTTGTTCATTTTACTGACTACATTCCTGGGAGACCCAATGGtaaaggattttcttttttttgctttttgcctttattggataggacagtgaatagagtagaaaaccaaggagagagagaggggaatgccatgtaggaaaggagccacaggccggacagATCTAAAGTCTACACTGAAATCTGTGATAAGTGTATATTGATGCAAAAAAGTGATCCAAATTGACTGATTGAAATTTTACCCAGTAAAAGATTCACATTCACAGCAATCACATACATTTAGTGTCTTCCTCTGAGCACGCAAAGCATCACTGATCACTAGTTATTGAACATTAAGCTCTGTTGCATCCTAGCGTACTGATATCCTAaagccttttcctttttttaaatccattttattCTAAgaaaagctaagctaaccaaaGCTGGTTTGTGCGCTCGCTTCAGCCTCATTTGTATCAAAAACAAGAGTGGTATAAATCCATTTAAAGTTCAGAAAGAAAGTGACATTTGCCAACATGTTGACGTAGCACTTTAAAGAAGTTAACACTCGTTTCATAATGCAAAAAGCTTTAAGGATCCTGGCATTGTAAAATGAAAACCTTTAAGGATCAGGGTCAGTTTTCAAATATAGCATATATAGGAAATGTCATTGTTGGTGTTCTGCACAAAATACTGAGGGCTCACTTTATCCAACGCACAATCTAGCCTTTGTAAAAAGGTCGATTCTTAGATTCTGTTTGACTGAAATGTTACAAACTACAAATATTAACATGAGATCATTGAAACTTTTCTTATCCAATTTTGGCAGATTCGGGGAGAACTACAGAGACGTCTAAAAAGCAAAGTAAGTTTACTCCAATGTGAAATAAATCGACGATTACGGTtaattttttctttacattcttTTCCTCTGCGTTGCAGGCTCCAGCATCGACTAATGAAAGCATCACTGACTCAACTTTGACTAAGTGAAAAGGATCCCATACATGTccacaaatcaacaacaaaaaatacatttacacattaaaCCACAAGCTAGTTGTTGTCAGTTTTCTCTTTTGAGATGctactttttgttgttgcttacTTTGGCTTATTACCTGTGATGCTAGATAACTGCTCAATATCATGTTTTTCAGTAgatctattttttattctgttaggaaatattttcaaactgtattcttttaaatgaaactaaaaAGTTATGTTGGTATGTGGGTAATCCAATACTGtttattacatgttttaaattaataCACTGAaatgtcactcacacacagtcaacTGAGAAGATTCAAAGATTATGTACGCTTTGTTGTGTAAACGGAAGTAAAGTCTACATGTGAGTGTTTCTTTGAGAGATCCTGTTGTCCTCATTTTCTTTGCCCGGCTCTGCCCACTCCTCATCTGTGTCATCCACTGAAATCCCCTTCTGGGCTGCCATCTTGCGGTAGGCCTGACACTCGGTTTCTGATctgcaacacaaaaacagcatttcacATATATATAGAGTAGATTGTGTTGGGAAAAAGCATTGCTTTTAAGAGAAGTTTAATTGAAATTTAACACTAAGATAAAGCATTGTATATAGTATAACAGAAGTATTCTAACAAAGTTTCATGAAGCAGTGTTGAATTGAAAAAGTGGGCTTCATTTCTAACTTTTTAAGGAATCCAACGCAGTCTCTGTGTCCGTATATTTCAGCTATGCGCACTGGTTTGTCACCGCAGAAGTCCTCCTTGTCTACAGGAGCATGGAGCGAGTGAAGCAGCCGCAGTACAGCCAGCCGGCCCGACTCTGCAGCAAAGTGTgcagccatccatccatgctCTGTCCTCAGACAAGGCCTTGCTCCATGCTCAATGAGGATCCTAACCGTTTCTGTATGTCCTGTGAAAAAGGCATCAGAGAGTGATCCGACACATACAACATAGTAGATAAGGGACAACTTAAAACTGGAGGACACAATACAGTACATTCTGCAAGTTAACGAATAGGGCCTTTTTAAGCAATATTAGATTACCTACATGTAAATAGAAGTGTACTAGAGTCCGAGAATACAGTTTCTTGTCATAAAATAGCATATTTTCAATGACAGATGTATGTGAAAAAGCACAATTAGTCGAGGCAACAAAGTATTTAGAAGATGACATGCAGCCTAGGCTTTTGGGAACTTGTGGATAAACTTTTTATAGAATGTTTTGACATTTAATTTGCAAAGTgatcaacagaaaataataatacattgtaTTAATATTTAGGGGGAAATTGTTGAGGAGTACAGCCTTAATTTATCACTGTAAATCCTAGAACTACACTTTAAAATTGATTTAAAGGTCTTTTTAATAAACAGATTAGCCAACTGAATGctaaatattttgtgttttctgatgatGCAGGCTActacagcaaaaacaaaagcttatACCTCAAAATGCCACATTTTTCAACAGGGCGGAAAACAGGAAAATTAGCAATAAGCCCTTTAAACCATGAAGCTGCACCATGGCCTCCTGTTGCTGATGTgcaatttgcatttaaaaagtcaatagGACAAACAGTGGCTTTAAATGTGGAGACATTTAAGTTGAACTGCTACAAAAGCAGCCTGTTTTTATTCATGGAGCATGTTCCCAAAGGGGAAATATAAGAACATAGGCTACTTGAGACTGTATTCAAAGCATGTTGGACACTTTTTCATAGTGTAAAACAAGACAGAAAGCGACTGTGAAACTAGGCCAAATGTAAGAGCTGTGTTAAGGTGCATCAAATAAGAATATAAAATAGCCACTTCTCTTACACTACCTTTGGCTGCTGCCCAGTGAAGAGGTGTCTTAAAGCTCCAGTCGATGTCTCTCTGATTTGGATCGCATTTATTTTGCCTCAGAATCTCCTTAACTTCATCGAAATCCcccgctgctgctgcctggTGCAACTCAGTCATTTCGGGGCAGTGGTTTCCTAGCAACAGTTAATCAACAAAAAGAGGAGCCAACCAGCCAACCAGCCAACCAGCCAACCAAGCGCTAACAGGAACCAGTGAACGATactgctgccacctgctgtagAAAAGGTATGAAACCGGGCTTTGAGTGAGTGACACAAAAAGGGGACTGAGTATCATGAGAAATTATTCATATAGACTAAATATAGcgaataaaaagtaaataagaaGTAACTGACGTCGTAGGCTACAGGCCAACAACCgattaaaaacagattcataACCGTGTTCAAAACGTTACCCTTAATTGAAAGCAAAATGTTCACACTTTATTTCCTAGTTTTTGTTCATAGAACCACATACTGAACAAAATGTTACCACGGAACCACCATATTTGGCTAAATGTTTCACTGAAATACCATTTCTGGAAAATACCAAGACAGCTCAAGAGGAAATACAACTTGAATAAAaacaacccttttttttaatgagcaaaatgtattttatgtagGCTATACTCATTTATATCTCGTACAGTTTTGATCAGTGCAGCGAGGTTACTTCCTTCATAGGGATGTCGACGGATATATTTCAAGAatcctgtttttattgttacccaaaaaaaaagctcaatgtAATGAAAGTTAACAGATACAATTATCAACTaccaatatttttttcttgatcAAATCCTATCATTATTCACAGATCTtcgtaaaaaaataataataataatgcagcTGTTCATAGCACAAATAACTCTTGAAATGTGTactatttaaaaacatgcaaacacaaaactcATCTAAGCAAGTCAATTAATTTTTATTAATACAATTTCACCACATGACACTTCATTGTATTTATTATGTAAAAGTTGAAGTGGTAAAATCTCTAACAAGCCAAACATATTTGACTAAAGTCAAGACTGCTACGCTCGGTGAGCTTCCCCCAATGGACATTCATGTTCCGCCAACTGGGTCCAGAGCTGAAACAAGCacacaaatttaaaatgacataggcctattaaaaatatttactttaaaataaatttggATTAAATTTCATGAACATGTCACAATTAGTTTTTCAATATACATTTAGGGTTACTCCTGCACAAGGAAATATCATGAGAGAGCCCCCAtgagatgtttgttttaaattccTTATTGCCCTTGTGGAGAAATAAGTAGTTGAGAGAAACAAGTTTGGTCCTACCTGTCAATTGTCAGCGTTTTGATGACTTTAATCCTTAACACTCCTCTTCATCCTGGTTCACTGAACATGAGGTATAACAtaacattaataaaatatgaataataatacattttaattgtaTAAATCCAAATTAACACTAACAAAGAAAATTAAAACCAAGTGAAGTCACTAACCTGAGCCTAAACCTGCCAAGCTGTGGTCTGTGTTCAGGTCTTTCCAATATTTGTCCATCAGTGTATTTACAACTACTCCATCACGTTCAATGTCAACTTTATATTGAGGAAAAGCGATCTTTGAATTATAATCCATGCTGAGCACTGTCAATTTGAGTGGTTTATCAACCAGCAGATTGTAGAAGTCTTCATAAACACCATCCTCCCAGGAGCCCTTGGACTCATCAAATCCATTCAAAGAGCACAACAATGCTTGAGGAGCCTGATCCAGTAGACTCTGGGGTAGTggtattacatttttaatggcaATGTCAGACTCATTTCCATAGTCAATAAACAGAACATGAAATGTATCGTCAGCTATAGAAATCACTTGAGCTCGATACCACTGATCATCACTGGAAAACAGAGCAAGGCATGGACTGCCAGGATCAAGAGTCTCAGAGAGTACACGGTCCTGTTGTTCTTTTCCTGCTTCCTGAGCAAGCTGAGCTACTTTGTCGAGTTCCTGAGTGTTGGTATACTGACACCAGAAGTAACTGGGTTCCGCAATACAAGAGGCGTACATCATCTCTGTCCCTGTTTTGGCAACATTTGGCTTCTTGTACATGCAGATATTCATATTTCCTTTGGAGAAACTAGGCTGTGTTGTGTTAGACTCAGATAAATTGTTCTTGAGGAAATCGTCAGTCTGAGgactttttattaaaacaatatCTTTGGATACTGTTTTCCAGTATTTTTGCATTGCAGCGTTTACACACACTCCTTCACAGTCCATTTCCACTGCATACTGACATGTGAGAATCTCTGAATGGTTTTCCATGTTTAAA encodes:
- the LOC109977742 gene encoding ankyrin repeat domain-containing protein 66-like isoform X2 produces the protein MTELHQAAAAGDFDEVKEILRQNKCDPNQRDIDWSFKTPLHWAAAKGHTETVRILIEHGARPCLRTEHGWMAAHFAAESGRLAVLRLLHSLHAPVDKEDFCGDKPVRIAEIYGHRDCVGFLKKSETECQAYRKMAAQKGISVDDTDEEWAEPGKENEDNRISQRNTHM